The sequence below is a genomic window from Bos taurus isolate L1 Dominette 01449 registration number 42190680 breed Hereford chromosome 7, ARS-UCD2.0, whole genome shotgun sequence.
GGACCTGCCTGGCCTTCCTCATGCTCTCCAGGAGCGGAGGCATGGAAAACGAGACAAAAGGGGCCTTGGACACCCAGAGCACATGGATCTGGAGGGTCGGCCATATCCTGGCTCCAGCCCTCTCCTTCTTGAGTTCAGGCCCAAGCCCTTCCCCTCAGGCACCTCCAGTGCTGTGGATCTCCTGACACCTCTTCCTTACTCAGGGTCACCTCCACTTGACACCCAGGTGCAGGCTCAACATTTAAGCCTCATCCCTATCCTGAGTTTGCTTGCTATCATCCCTGGTGATACACCATTACATCCTTGCcggttttgggttttgtttttttttggccacgctgcttgcaggatcttattcctggaacagggatgaaacctgtgccccctgtgttgggagttcagggtcttaaccactagaccagggAAATGCCCCTCTATGGGATTCTTCCCCTGTTCTACATGTCTACGGCCACCACCCTGGGACACAACCCTTGGCTTGGCCGCACCGTGGTCAGGCTGCTGGCCTCTGGCTGTCCTTCCTGTTCCTCCACCAGGAGCTGCCATGACCTCTCTgacccctttctctctttttttctcccctagctatactccagtgttcttgcctggagaatcccacggatgggggagcctggtgggctgccgtctatggggtcgcatagagtcggacacgactgaagtgacttagcagcagcagcagcagcagctctgcttTCAATCCCTCAGGCATATGGGTTGTCATGGGGCCTGGTACTAGCAACATGGACAGAATAGGCCCCTGTGATGACTGTTCCCCCTCCTCGGATGCTTCAGCAGACTGGTCTGGCTGAGTGTCCCGCTCTGTCACCTCTGCTCCTGGGGCCGGGTCCAGAGTGGTCTGTGGGCTCGACATCATCGTACACCTCGTCTGGGTCCCTGCAGGGATACCTGACGTGAGTGAGGGCCTGTTTCAGCCCCGTGACCCATGCCTGTGCTCCCTGACTCCCCATGCTCACTGTGGGATTAAGTAGAGGCCAGCAGAAGAGGAGGTCCTGGGCAGAGCTGTGGAGAGATGAGATGGGAGGTGGGGACGTGGGTAGGCCAGGGAGCATCGACCTGCCTGCCCCTGCTTTCTACCTGGGCCATCCACACCcacctgtgtctgctgctgcaGCTCTCCGGAAGCTCTGGATGTCCCTGGGGCCTGGGGGCAGTGGGGGCTTGGCTGGGGGAGGGCCCAGGCTGCTGGCCGGGGGTAGAGGCCTCCGCCGGGGCAGGTGACCAGGTCTGAGACCCAGCCTGGAGCCAGCACTCCGAGCGAGGGCTCCTGATCTCTGCTGCCGTGCCCCAAACCCTGGGCTGAGCGGGACCCGGGGGTTGGAGCCCGCTACGGCAGAGGGCAGCGAGCTCTCTGAAAAGGAGCCAGGGAGCAGGGGCTTTCTTGGGAGGTTCCTGGGAAGAGAACCGGGCTCCGGCTGGGAGAGCTTGCGGGGGGGCCCCCGACACTCGGGCTGCAGAAACTTTGAGGGGAACACGCTGAACTCGGGCTCCGAGGATGTCCTCGAGAGGCTGGTGGGCTCGGGCTGCGGGGGCTTCTTGGAGAGCACCTTGAACTCACACTGGCGTGGCTTCTTGGGAACCACACTGACCTCCGGCTCCGAGGATGTCCTGGTGAGGTCACCAAACTCAGGTGGCAGGGGCTTCTTGGGGAGGTCATTCAGCTGAGGCCGGGCGATCTTTCTGGGAAATGTACTGAAGTCGGGCTgtgaggagtgggggtggggctcaCCAGATTCGGGCTTTGAAAGGGGCACTGGAGGGACCTCACTGGACTCGGGCTGCAGCAGGGGCTTCTTAGGGAGGCCACTGACCTGAGGCTGCAGGGGCTTTCTGGggagctcacagaactcaggctGCGGGGCCTTCTTGGGAAGAGTACTGAAGTTAGGCTctgaggagtgggggtggggctcaCCGAATTCAGGCTTTAAGAGGGGCACTGGAGGGACCTCACTGGACTCGGGCTGCAGCAGGGGCTTCTTAGGGAGGCCACCAACCTGAGGCTGCAGGGGCTTTCTGGggagctcacagaactcaggctGTGGGAGCTTCTTGGGAAGAGTACTGAAGTTAGGCTCTGAGGAGTGGGGATGGGGCTCACTGAATTCGGGCTTTAAGAGGGGCACTGGAGGGATCTCACTGGACTCGGGCTGCGGCAGGGGCTTCTTAGGGAGGCCACTGACTTGAGGCTGTGGGGGCTTTCTGGGGAGCCCACAGAACTCAGGCTGCGGGGGCTTCTTATGAGGAGTACTGAACTTGGGCTCCATGGGGGGCCTGGGGGTGTTGCTGAGCTCAGGCTGCTGCGGGGGCTTCTGAGAGGGGGCCTCAGGGACCTCGGGCTTTCTGGGGAGCGGCGTGGCCTCGGGCTGCAGGAACTTCTTGGAGAGTTCACTGAACTCAAGTTTGGGAGGCTTTTTGGGCAGGTCAGTGAACTCAGGCTGTGGGGGCTTCTTGGGGTGCTCGCCTAGCTCTGGCTGTGGGAACTTTTTGAGGAGTTTCTGGAACTCAGGCTTCGGGGGCTTTTTGGGGAGGTCACCAGTCTCCGGCTGAGAGGCCTGGAACTTTGCTTGAAGGCTCCGGAAGTCCTGATGACTCCCCTAGGGGACACAGGCAGGCAAGGGACTCATACACATGGGGGCCATGGAGAGACGGACGTGGGGACAAGCAGACcgaccacagacacacacccttGTCGTCCTCCTCCCGGCCTTCTGCCGTTGACTCTCTTCTCTTGACCAGACTCCCATGTTTTTGTCTCCAGCCTCCCCGTGAGAGTGCCAGGCTCTCTTCCTGAACTACCACACACCCTCTGACCTCATCACTTAAGCCCGGAATGTgcacccaccctcaccccactCTGGACCCACGCTCCTGGGGTCCCCTGTGGCCTTCTGCTCCCATACCTGCCCCCACCCGAACTCTGTAGAGCATCCTCaagctcctcctcccctcctgcatGTCCCTAggcctttcttttcttatttcaaaatgtatctggagggacttccctggcagtcaggtGGCTAAGTCTCCTAGCTCCTGTTtggggaagtagatcccacatgccacaatgaagagttTATGTGCCTCAACTGAAGATTCCGCGTGCCACCACTAAGAGCCGGTGCAGCCAAAAGCAAGAAATGTATATTAGTATATCTGGAACTGAACAACTTCGGACCACCTGCACCCCTGTCCTGGAATCCACCCAGGGGAGGCGGCCTCCCCCGCAACAGCATTACTGTAAGAGGCTCCTCCTTGTTTCTCCTGCCCCCGACGCCCCACACCCCCATTCCGGGTCAGTGCACCCTCAGCAGCCAGAGGAGGCCTGAGTCTGTCTGCACTGAATCTGGGTGTGCTCTGTCACTTCCCCACAGTAAAAGCTCCAGAGCTCACAAACCCCCTGAACGGCACGCCTGACCTCCCCCTGCTGCCGCCTCCCTGGCCTCCCTCTCCTGCTTGGCTCCTGCCGCCTGGCCTGCCTGGGCCACACTTCCCACTGCACGTTCTCTCCTCTTCCGGGTTTCTACTCCTTTATTCCATGTGGTAGAGGCCTTTTTTCCCAGAAcaccctgatttaaaaaaaaaaaaaggatccccCTAGGACTCTGATCCCCCCAACCTGCCTGATTTTTCTCTTAGTGCCTACCACTCTATATCatcctatttatttttacttattttttttttttttactacttatTGGCATGCCACGTAGCATGTGCTACTATATATTCCTAGTTCCCCAAATAGGCATTGAACcagtgccccttgcattggaagcaaggAGTCGTAACTGCTACACTGCCACCCAgtactgttttttaaatgtcttgACTATttagggtttgtgtgtgtgtgtgtgtcaactCCCTCCCCCGCTGCCCCTGAACGTGACACGAGGGCAGCAGCGCCGCTGTCTTCCCAGTGCCTCGCACTCAGTAAGATGCTCAGTAACTATTTGTTGAAATAAAGAATCtactagggacttcccttgtggctcggtgGTTGAGACtttatgcttccaatgcaggaggtgcgttgatccctggttggggaactaagatcctacatgatgcCGTGTGgcacggcaaaaaaaaaaaaaatatctatctatctatctatatatatatactggacACTGAGACAAACAGCATATACTCTGCCACATCCAGTCTGATGTGGTGCACCAGTCCTGGCACATGAAGTCCATCCTGGATCCCGTCTCGACAGGACCTACACCCTCGGTcacagacacaggagacacacaaGTAGGCCAGGGCTGCTCTGACTGACAAATGACCCCAGAAGTGGCCCTGCCACAGGCCCCTGGGCCTGGCTTCACCTGGGGTCTAGGAGATTGGGGAGGGGAAGGGTAGGACCTCACTCATCTGCCCTGTCTGAGCTTCACTCTCCCCTGACCCAGAGAACAAGGAAGGGTGGCAGTTCCTGCCTAGGGCCTGAGATACCTCTGAAAGCACCCCCCCACCAGCTGGGCTGGGATAGGCTCCCAGGTGACCCAGGGGGCCGGAGAAGTCAGGTCAGCAGGTCAGGGCCTGGAGGACTGCTGGGGTGGGCGGGGTGGGAAGCAGGTATATGACCTACTTTGTCACCCACAGGAAGTCCCTGCCACTCACCCTGGCTGCCTGTTACCCGGTGGCTGTTCATGCTGACCTTGGGGGAGGGGAGTCACCCCAGCAGGCCCACCTGTTCCCCTTCTGGTCACAGCCTCAGCCCATCGCCGCCCCTCGGAGCCTGAGCTGTCCCAGAAGTGGATTCCGGCTGCTTCTTACCTCTGGGCATTTGTGGCGGTCTTTCTCATGTCCCCAACAGCTTTCCTGCCCTTCTGCCGCCCCACTTTTGGAATATGCCCCTCTGGTTTCCACCCATGGCATCCCTCACCTCCAGCCAGTGTGGGGCTCTCCCAGGCCCTGGAGACTCACTCACCATGGCTGCAGGAGGGCGATGGACCACAAGGCGAGTGGGACCCAGGCCAGGACCGCTGCCTTCAGGAAGTGACTGTGGCTTCTGCTCCACGGGGTGGGGTCTGCTGGccaggcggggaggggaggggaggaaggggcagAGGCGGGGACAGCCCCAGCCTGGTCTCAGATCCTGTCAGTGCTTCTTGAATTCCTGTCCTGCCCTGCAAGCTTTGGGCATCCTGTTAGCAGAATCCCTCCCAACAGTCACTCATTTCTAGATTCCGCTGCCCTCTCATTGCCACCCCAGTCCTGCCGTGTGCTGGCCTCCGAACTCCAGGGAGGACTTGTGCCAGTCCAGGAGGGCCTCCTGCCAACAGAGGCAGGCCAAGGCCACCTCCAGCCAGGGCCTCCGTGCGAGGGGAGGGGTAGTTCTCAGTAGGGAAGGGACATGGTAAGCTTCATGCTTACTCGGGAGTCGGAGTGAGCCGGGTGGGTGAGGCCCTCCTGCTGGCCCTTGTTGCCTCAAGATGCCTTCCTCATTTCAACACTTCCCTGCAGTCCCGATTTCCAGCTCTGAGCAGGACTCAGGACTTCCTGTTGCAGGGACAGCTGCTACACAGGCCGACAGCCCAGGTGGGGTGGCAGATTTGGTGATGGGCGGATGGGTGGGCAGTGTCCAGGTTCCCAGAGGACTAGGGAAGGAGGAAAATGGGGGTGGCTGGGAGACCAGCAAAGGAGGGGTAAAGGTGGGGCACAAGACCAGCACTGTCTGGAGGGAAACCCTGATGGCTTGGCTTGGTTCCCAAGAGGTCAGTGACCTTGGGGCTCATAGGAAAGGAGAAAACACCCAGTGGGGGAGAGCAGAGCCCTGATTCTCAGCTTGGCCACACCGTCGGGGTCCCTTGAAGAGTTCACAGAGGTGAACAGAAACTCCTggagatccttttttttttttttttaatttaaaactttttggctacactgggtctttgcaggctttctcaagttgcaaagagcagagatactctagttgcagcgtgcaggcttctctcattgtggtgacttcgcttgttgtagagcacaggatCTAGGGAGCTGGGGCGGGGCTTGAGTAGTTGCAgggcccaggctctagagcacagg
It includes:
- the PRAM1 gene encoding PML-RARA-regulated adapter molecule 1 isoform X2 — its product is MGSHQDFRSLQAKFQASQPETGDLPKKPPKPEFQKLLKKFPQPELGEHPKKPPQPEFTDLPKKPPKLEFSELSKKFLQPEATPLPRKPEVPEAPSQKPPQQPELSNTPRPPMEPKFSTPHKKPPQPEFCGLPRKPPQPQVSGLPKKPLPQPESSEIPPVPLLKPEFSEPHPHSSEPNFSTLPKKLPQPEFCELPRKPLQPQVGGLPKKPLLQPESSEVPPVPLLKPEFGEPHPHSSEPNFSTLPKKAPQPEFCELPRKPLQPQVSGLPKKPLLQPESSEVPPVPLSKPESGEPHPHSSQPDFSTFPRKIARPQLNDLPKKPLPPEFGDLTRTSSEPEVSVVPKKPRQCEFKVLSKKPPQPEPTSLSRTSSEPEFSVFPSKFLQPECRGPPRKLSQPEPGSLPRNLPRKPLLPGSFSESSLPSAVAGSNPRVPLSPGFGARQQRSGALARSAGSRLGLRPGHLPRRRPLPPASSLGPPPAKPPLPPGPRDIQSFRRAAAADTALPRTSSSAGLYLIPQDPDEVYDDVEPTDHSGPGPRSRVRLCGSGLEGAATPGDVDL
- the PRAM1 gene encoding PML-RARA-regulated adapter molecule 1 isoform X1, which gives rise to MGSHQDFRSLQAKFQASQPETGDLPKKPPKPEFQKLLKKFPQPELGEHPKKPPQPEFTDLPKKPPKLEFSELSKKFLQPEATPLPRKPEVPEAPSQKPPQQPELSNTPRPPMEPKFSTPHKKPPQPEFCGLPRKPPQPQVSGLPKKPLPQPESSEIPPVPLLKPEFSEPHPHSSEPNFSTLPKKLPQPEFCELPRKPLQPQVGGLPKKPLLQPESSEVPPVPLLKPEFGEPHPHSSEPNFSTLPKKAPQPEFCELPRKPLQPQVSGLPKKPLLQPESSEVPPVPLSKPESGEPHPHSSQPDFSTFPRKIARPQLNDLPKKPLPPEFGDLTRTSSEPEVSVVPKKPRQCEFKVLSKKPPQPEPTSLSRTSSEPEFSVFPSKFLQPECRGPPRKLSQPEPGSLPRNLPRKPLLPGSFSESSLPSAVAGSNPRVPLSPGFGARQQRSGALARSAGSRLGLRPGHLPRRRPLPPASSLGPPPAKPPLPPGPRDIQSFRRAAAADTALPRTSSSAGLYLIPQDPDEVYDDVEPTDHSGPGPRSRDEALSAQQYPWRPPQNPELRKEKVPLQPPQVPPTDLKSLKQLRKAEKAEREFRKKFKFEGEIVVQTRMMIDPNAKTRRGGGKHLGIRRGEILEVIEFTSKEEMLCRDTKGKYGYVPRTALLPLETEVYDDVAAWDPLDSQPLP